The Hyphomicrobiales bacterium DNA window ATAACCACGTATCTTGCCACTATGGGTATTAATTGGCGTGAGGAATATGTCAGCGAAAGTGTTACAACAATTAGCACCGCAGTGGCCGCTGGTTTGGCCGTTACTGTCTTGCCGAAAGTTGCGATTTCGAGCGAGCTGAAAATCATTGATGCTTTAGATGGATTTGATCAATTACCACCAATTGAGCTTGGAATATTCCGCTCTGAACATTCCTATGATCGTCCAGGACTTGGTGATCTGATTCGTAATTTAACAGATTTCATTGATACAAAGATGAATGCATACAGCACACACACAAGTTTTGTGTAGTATTTTTGAGTATTTCCGATTGCTTTAGATTAAATTTTGCCTTCGAAATTATTTGTATCTTTTAGATCAGCTAATATGACGTTAATGTGTGAGAGTATTTATAATGACTTTTTATACATTCGGCATGTAATTGAGCCCAATTATAAAATCTAGAATTTCTGGCTTTTTATTTATTTAAATATCCTATTTTTATTCTATAAGCTCCCCGTAAGAGAAAATTGGCGACGCCTATTTCGCTTGATATTGGGGAAAATATGTCTGAAGAAACGCAATCTGGGGGGAGTGATACCTCTCAACATCTCGCTGAGATAACAGCTGAAGTTGTTTCCGCGTATGTAGCAAATAATACTCTACCAGCATCAGAGCTACCGGCTTTGGTAACAGATATCCATGCAACATTATCTGGTCTTGTACGGAAAAAAAATTCAGGTGGTGCTGATGGTGAGAAAGAAAAGCAAAAACCTGCTGTTCCTATCAAAAAGTCTTTGAAGCCAGAAATTCTGACTTGCTTAGAATGCGGTTTGGAATTCAAGTCTTTGAAAAAACACCTCCGCGCTAGCCATGATATGTCGCCTGAAGAATACCGCATGAAGTGGGGTCTTCCAGCTGACTACCCAATGGTTGCTCCTGCCTATGCTGAGCGCCGTTCGGATCTAGCTAAAAAGCTAGGACTTGGCCGTAAGGCTTAAAGTCATTTTTGTATTTTAAAAAGCCAAGCAACGTTGAGTTGCTTGGCTTTTTTGTGCTTACATTCGGGTCTTATTGATGAAGGCTAAGAACAGCACATGCAAAACTTGCAATTCAACAAATCAAAAGTGCAAACACGATGAGTGCCGCGCTTGATATGGATGATCTCACCCGCTGGGTGGGGCGCGAAGAACGTGCTGTTGATTTCATCACGCCAGCACTTGTTGATAGGTTTAAAGCGACACTCGGTAGCTCAGCGTTAGGTCTTCATTGGTGTTTGGCAATGCCAACGGTTCCCATGAGTGATGTTGGCCATGACGGTCATCCTAAGAAAGGTGGTTTTTTACCACCCGTGCCGCTTCAATATCGTATGTGGGCAGCAGGCGAGACCACGTTTTATTCTGACCTACCTGAAACTGGTGAAGTCGAACGGCATTCAACGATAGACGATGTGACATTGAAGCAGGGGCGGACGGGGCCGCTTGTTTTCGTCAATGTATTGCACCGTTATAGCGCTGGGGGAACGATAAGACTGCAAGAGCGTCAGACCATTGTTTATAAAGAAACCGCGGCAGCAGCTCCCTCACATGCGGGCGACCCTTTTGCAGCAGATTTTGAGCAAATGCTGGAGACAAATTCTGTGCTCTTGTTTCGTTATTCAGCGCTCACCTTTAATGGCCACCGCATACATTACGATGAACCTTATGCACGTGAAGTAGAAGGCTATGAGGGGATAGTGGTGCACGGCCCGATGATTGCGACGTGTCTTATGCAAATGGCAGGGCGCGAGGCGGAGCGAATGGGGGTGACCTTAGAGAATTTCACCTTTCGTGGTGTAAGTCCTGCCATTGCAGGCGGTACCTTGCAGCTTTTGGGAAAACGGGAAGAGGGTGGTTTTATCCTACAGGCGCAAGATGATGAGGGGCGGGTTAAGATGGAAGCCAAAGCGAGCTTGAAAGCATGAGCATTGGCATAACCCGTAAGTTAGCAAAGATGGCGGCGTGGTCCGACCTTCCAGAAGCAGCACTTGCTGTGATGCGATTGTCTGTCTTTGATTGGGTGGTCGTTGCTCAAGCGGGCATTGATGAGGATGTCTCGCGCATCGTGCGTACTATGGCACTGCATGAAGGGGGTAAGGCGGAGGCGTCTGTGTTCGGTAGCTCACTTCAAGTGCCAGCACGGGCCGCAGCCCTTGTTAATGGTTCTACCAGTCACGCGCTTGATTATGACGATACGCATTTTGCTCATATCGGCCATCCAAGTGTTGCGGTGGTATCGGCTGCTGCGGCTATTGCAGAGCGTGTTGGGGCCAGTGGTCAATCGTTTCTTGAGGCAGCTTTACTTGGGTGCGAAGCAAGTTGCCGCATCGGTGTTTGGCTTGGGCGTTCTCACTATCAAGCAGGCTTCCATCAAACTGCGACTGCTGGAACCTTCGGCGCAACAATTGCTTGCGCCCGCCTTTTAGGTCTCGATGAAGAGCAGACATGCCACGCTTTAGGTTTGGCTGCCACGAGAGCGTCTGGATTAAAGTCGCAGTTTGGAACCATGGGTAAACCTTACCATGCGGGCATGGCAGCATCTAACGGCGTTGAGGTGGCTTATCTGGCTTCTCACGGCTTCGTTTCGCGTGTGGATGGTATCGAAGCATCACAAGGGTTTGGCGTGACACATGTCGGTTCTCAAAATGAGGTCGACTTTGAAAGCCAACGTTTCTTGTTTGAAGATGTCAGCCATAAATTTCATGCTTGTTGTCACGGTATTCATGCAAGTCTTGAAGCCCTTGGCGAAATACGGCGTGAGAATCAATTTGATCTCCATGAGATAGAGAACGTCATGCTAAACGTGCATCCGCGTTGGCTTACCGTTTGCAATATTGAGAAACCTAAGACGGGGTTAGAAGCAAAATTCAGCTATAAAGTTGCGGCTGCTGCTTGTCTTGCAGGGCATGATACGGGCGCCCTAGACACTTACAATGATGCGCTTTGTGATGATGTCGATCTAATAGCATTACGCGACCGCGTTGAGGTTCGTACCAATGAAAAAATTGGCGAGGCGGCAGCGGAGGTGGTTGTTAGAACTGGCGCGGACATCTTCTCATCATCACACGATTTGACCAAGCCGATGAGCTTTGACAATCGGCGTGAGAAAATCGTCGCGAAAGGTGCAAGTTTGCTAGGTGAAAGCCTTGCCGCCAATTTGGAAACAAACGTTGATAATCTAGCGCAATCGAATGCCGCTTTTACCCTCAAGAGTTTGATTGGCTAGCATGCTAGCCGCCCAAGAATAACTGCCCGACATTTGGGTCGTTCAAGAGGTCTTTGCCCTTACCTGCAATTGCGATTTCACCTGATACCAGCACATAGCCAATGTCCGCGAATTCGAGACCCTTCTTGGCGTTTTGCTCCACCATGATGATGGTTTTGCCTTCCACATGTTGAAGGTCGTGCAAAATCTCAAACACCATATCGATGAAGCGTGGTTCCAAGCCGATGGACGGCTCATCGACGAGCAATACATCTGGGTTCATCACCAAAGCGCGGGAAATTTCCAGCAAGCGTCGTTCACCACCAGACAGCACTTTTGCTTGGTGCTTGCGGCGGGCGGCGAGGCGTGGGTATTTATCGAAAATCTCTTCTGCTTTTCGCTTTGCTTCGGCTGGCTTGTCTTGCAAAAAGCCACCCATCCAGAGGTTCTCTTCCACCGTCATGCCGGGGAAGACGGACTTATCTTGCAGAATGTAGGCAATGCCTGCTTCCGCTAATTTCTCATTCGGGGAGAGGGCGGTGACATCCCGTTTGTTCTTGCCGTCGCCAATATTGATGGAACCAGAAAAGATATTGTTGAAGCCGAAAATCGCGTGAAGGATCGTCGACTTGCCAGCACCATTTGGGCCGATCAGACAGAGTGATTGTTTGCGCCCCACATGCAGGTTGATGTCGTGCAAAATTTCCATTTTGCCATAGCCTGCTTTGAGGTTGTTGATCGACACATAGGGGTCATTGCCCGCTAGATCCATCAATTGATCGACCGTTATATCTTGCGCGATGGCCGAGACTTGTTTGGTGACTTCCTCAACCGAAATTACCGTTTCAACACCGCCCGAGCCATATCCGCTAACGCCTTTTTTAGTAGCTTTTGCCATTAGTGCGCCCCCAGATATGCGTCGATGACGCGTTGATCGTTTTGAATGTCATCCGGTGCGCCTGATGCCAGCATTTCACCGTGCGCGAGGCAGTAGATTGTGTCCGCCATATTCATGATGACGCGCATATTATGCTCGATGATGAAGAGGGTAATGCCGAACTCAGAATTGGCGAGTTTGAGGCGATCAATCAGGCCGTTGATAAGCGTCGGGTTGATGCCCGCTGTTGGTTCATCAAGCAGTAGAACCGTCGGCTCATTCATTAAAGCCATGGCGAACTCAAGCAGCTTTTGCTGGCCGAAGGAGAGGGAACCTGATTGCAAATACCTCTTTTCATAAAGGCCAACAAATTCAAGTAGGTGCTCTGCACGCTCATGATCTTCACCGCTGTTTTTCTTAAGTGAATCCATAAAGCTCATTTTGCGATGAGGTAGTGAGATCAGCATATTCTCAACGCAGTTCATTGCACCATAAATGCGGGTTTGTTGGAAGGTGCGCAAAAGGCCGAGACGGGCGATTTCTGGCACCTGCATTTTTGAAATTTCACGGCCCTTAAATTTAATCGAACCACTATCAATCGGATGATAGCCAACGATCGAATTAAACATCGTAGTCTTGCCCGATCCATTGGGACCTATCAGGCCCGTGATG harbors:
- a CDS encoding MmgE/PrpD family protein codes for the protein MSIGITRKLAKMAAWSDLPEAALAVMRLSVFDWVVVAQAGIDEDVSRIVRTMALHEGGKAEASVFGSSLQVPARAAALVNGSTSHALDYDDTHFAHIGHPSVAVVSAAAAIAERVGASGQSFLEAALLGCEASCRIGVWLGRSHYQAGFHQTATAGTFGATIACARLLGLDEEQTCHALGLAATRASGLKSQFGTMGKPYHAGMAASNGVEVAYLASHGFVSRVDGIEASQGFGVTHVGSQNEVDFESQRFLFEDVSHKFHACCHGIHASLEALGEIRRENQFDLHEIENVMLNVHPRWLTVCNIEKPKTGLEAKFSYKVAAAACLAGHDTGALDTYNDALCDDVDLIALRDRVEVRTNEKIGEAAAEVVVRTGADIFSSSHDLTKPMSFDNRREKIVAKGASLLGESLAANLETNVDNLAQSNAAFTLKSLIG
- a CDS encoding MucR family transcriptional regulator, whose amino-acid sequence is MSEETQSGGSDTSQHLAEITAEVVSAYVANNTLPASELPALVTDIHATLSGLVRKKNSGGADGEKEKQKPAVPIKKSLKPEILTCLECGLEFKSLKKHLRASHDMSPEEYRMKWGLPADYPMVAPAYAERRSDLAKKLGLGRKA
- a CDS encoding ABC transporter ATP-binding protein; protein product: MAKATKKGVSGYGSGGVETVISVEEVTKQVSAIAQDITVDQLMDLAGNDPYVSINNLKAGYGKMEILHDINLHVGRKQSLCLIGPNGAGKSTILHAIFGFNNIFSGSINIGDGKNKRDVTALSPNEKLAEAGIAYILQDKSVFPGMTVEENLWMGGFLQDKPAEAKRKAEEIFDKYPRLAARRKHQAKVLSGGERRLLEISRALVMNPDVLLVDEPSIGLEPRFIDMVFEILHDLQHVEGKTIIMVEQNAKKGLEFADIGYVLVSGEIAIAGKGKDLLNDPNVGQLFLGG
- a CDS encoding ABC transporter ATP-binding protein — translated: MSTIIDVSGVSKSFGGVKANSDVSLSVKEGGITGLIGPNGSGKTTMFNSIVGYHPIDSGSIKFKGREISKMQVPEIARLGLLRTFQQTRIYGAMNCVENMLISLPHRKMSFMDSLKKNSGEDHERAEHLLEFVGLYEKRYLQSGSLSFGQQKLLEFAMALMNEPTVLLLDEPTAGINPTLINGLIDRLKLANSEFGITLFIIEHNMRVIMNMADTIYCLAHGEMLASGAPDDIQNDQRVIDAYLGAH
- a CDS encoding MaoC family dehydratase N-terminal domain-containing protein — translated: MSAALDMDDLTRWVGREERAVDFITPALVDRFKATLGSSALGLHWCLAMPTVPMSDVGHDGHPKKGGFLPPVPLQYRMWAAGETTFYSDLPETGEVERHSTIDDVTLKQGRTGPLVFVNVLHRYSAGGTIRLQERQTIVYKETAAAAPSHAGDPFAADFEQMLETNSVLLFRYSALTFNGHRIHYDEPYAREVEGYEGIVVHGPMIATCLMQMAGREAERMGVTLENFTFRGVSPAIAGGTLQLLGKREEGGFILQAQDDEGRVKMEAKASLKA